In Zingiber officinale cultivar Zhangliang chromosome 1A, Zo_v1.1, whole genome shotgun sequence, a genomic segment contains:
- the LOC122005433 gene encoding uncharacterized protein LOC122005433, with the protein MYDDYEIDKVVFIVHTSFLAVKFLLVDTGARTLSDKPPIDGKVVGIDGCNEPEHAYAFVYIKADNDSKKIVLVKCLPMGRTSNIDVLDLNEQQKDTLNLHINIKEYMSNLADQNNNYPKMYKNFKALVDNLGVGLLSKLESRRVVVFYGIVKTNTNRSAPAANRFTDFVSNDLFPGLPPKLL; encoded by the coding sequence ATGTACGATGATTATGAAATTGACAAGGTAGTCTTTATCGTCCACACGTCATTCCTAGCCGTTAAATTCTTGCTCGTTGATACTGGTGCAAGGACCCTCTCGGATAAACCTCCTATTGATGGAAAAGTAGTTGGAATAGATGGGTGTAATGAACCTGAGCATGCATATGCCTTCGTATACATAAAAGCTGACAACGATTCAAAGAAGATTGTGTTAGTAAAGTGCTTGCCTATGGGGCGTACTTCCAATATTGATGTATTGGATCTTAATGAACAACAAAAGGATACTTTGAATCTCCATATCAACATAAAGGAATACATGTCAAATTTGGCAGACCAGAATAACAATTATCCGAAGATGTATAAGAATTTTAAGGCTCTTGTTGATAATCTGGGAGTTGGACTTCTATCCAAGTTGGAGTCGCGTCGGGTGGTGGTTTTTTATGGAATTGTTAAAACAAACACTAATAGAAGTGCACCAGCTGCTAACAGATTTACAGATTTTGTATCAAATGATCTTTTTCCTGGGTTACCACCTAAACTACTCTAA